Part of the Benincasa hispida cultivar B227 chromosome 12, ASM972705v1, whole genome shotgun sequence genome is shown below.
ATTTGTCTATAAGTAAATTGGACGAACCCATTCAGAGAAAGCGGGGTTAAttgaagaaatgaaaagttGGGAGTTGATGGTCGCGTGGTTTGTTTGTGATTTATGTGTCAGGTTTAGCTTATAGAGGTCCTTCATTCAATTATTCCCTCTCTGTTTCCCTCCGTCTCTCAAAATGTTTTTTATGATTCATTTTTCCTCGTCTCTCAATTATTCCCTCTCTGTCTCTCAAATGTTTTTGATGATTCATTTTTGCTCTTGTCTATTTGGCTACTGATATGATGACAATAAACGAAATAAAATGATGATTGTTGTGCTGTATCTTGTTATATATGTACTGTCTACTGAGAGCTAAAGAGTTAGATAGATTCAATGGATGGAGATTGGAGGTAGAATCGATTTCTTGCTCAAACAGTGATAAGTTTGAGGATTGTACTCAGTTTATACTACAACTGTATGTATGATGATTTCATATTGTAGTTCATTGATTTTATGTTAAGGTGAAAGTTCCTACTTGGGTCAATGGTGTAGAAGCCACTGAATATGTTGGTGTTGGTGCACGATTTGGCCCAACCTTGGAATCAAAGGAGAAACATGCTACCCATACTAGAGTTGCTCTGGCGGATCCTCCTGATTGTTGCAGTATGCCCAAGAATAAGGTAAGAtttttttatatctattttCCTTAACTTAGATATTAATAAGAAGTAACATCTTATTGGTTGTTGGTTTTTTGTATTGATGCATATAAAGATATTTATACTTTGAAGCTTCATTGATTTGAAATTGGACTGTTTGGTGTGCTTGTAGCTGGCTGGAGAGGTCATTTTGGTACGTCGTGGAAATTGCAGTTTCACAGATAAGGCAAATATTGCAGAAGGTGCTAATGCTTCAGCCATCCTTATCATTAATAACAGTAAAGGTATCAACATTTCTTTTCCTTATCATTCTTGTTATATTAAaccattaatgagagaatgacCTGAACAAATTATGGATAGATATTTACTGATATCACTCTGCTACAAGACCTTTTGAGAtagcttctcttcttcttcttcttcttcttcttcttcttcttctctctctctctctctctctctttgcaACGATTGTAAGAAGTTGTGGATATCTCTCACAATCGTGTTAGTATTTTTACTATTACAGTACTTCAAAAAAGTTAcctataattaataattaattattattattatttttatcatcatcatcatcatcatcatcattatttaaTGAAGTGAACACAACTTTCATTAAGAACAAGAAGTGTAAGAATCCATGATGTGCAGTGGAAGAGGAAACAAAACACAACCCTATAGAACCTATTGGAAACTTCCAAGATATACCCCCAAGGAAGATTAAAGAATGGGAATGCCACAGAACTCACAGGACTTAGATGCTCTCCCCCAAAATAAAAGTGTTAAATCGAACCAACCACTAAATCTGCTCAATGTTTCATCTTAAAAAATCCCATCATTCCCTAAcctgaaaataattataaagatTTCGATCCAACCATCGGAGAATCTCACCTTTCCCATTCTAGGAAGGATCAAGCAACAACTCACCAAAAAACTCTTTACCTTGCTGAATGAAAGCAGTATGCGTCAAAATCTGGATGTTTTACTAGTCAAATATCAAAGGGCAATGAAGAAATAAGTGCTTTAGATCATCAGAATTCCCTTGACGAATGCACCACTGCAAGGAAATCCAAGCTGATAAGAATTCTTCCCATGAAGTCACAAGATCACTTGCTAATTTGAGCTAATTTGCCTTGGCTTTTTCAGGGCATAAACTTTATCTCACAGGGTagagtgacaaccaaaatggtctaatGATATCAAAGACTCAAAACAAAAAGGCAAGAAAATGACATAGAAGAATGTAACCTCCAAATTCTAGAATTTTGAAGTAAAGGATTTATGATGCATATTTGAACGAGATCAAGAAGAGAAAGAACTTGTTGAGGCTGTGTATCATTGAATTCCTCTTGcaatttgaaataaatggaGTCATGTGAGGAAGAACTGGGAATGGGGAAGGCATACAGTATATGAATTGAAAGCACCACTACTCTGTAGACCAAAGAAAATTTGGATCCAAAACCTTACCCTTTAAAGTAAAAAATCCAAACAAAGTGTTCATGGTATTTCTTAAGACTGATATTGAGCATGACTCCtttttcttgattttataaaactCCACCATCTCATCAGTACAGAAACCTTGTCTAAATTCTCTTTACCCTTGTGGAAGCCctttgagaaaataaaatagtgGAGGCAACAATCTCTTTGGTCTTGGAAGCTAGTACCTTACAAACAATTTCATGCTGGGTTCCCACATTGTTATTAGAAAACTAATACATGTGAATTAAATTTGTGACAAGATTACCTGTCAATGATAGTGTTGTTGCAAAAGTTCTAAAACACATGCTTCTTGGATCTTATTTGATCACATCCTAACCATATTCTAAGGAAGTCAAAAAGTAAGTCTTGCTCCATCTAAGTTTAAGCCAGAGGTGCCATATGGAAGaaaagttttagcaaaattgTATTCCTCAATTCAATAACTTTTCCTTGTTGTGTGAGGAACATCGTGCAGTTCACATTAATTTTTACCAACCAACTGCTATTAAGGGGGTCACTCTACCTAAAAAGGGCACCCAACTAAATTAAAAAAGCCTCTCGTTCACCTTGAAAGGTTTAAACATAGGAAACTTCCTAGATCAAAATAGCAATTGGAAATTAACTCCTTTTGGGACAAGGTGACCGTTGATAAACTTGAACTGGAAAGATAGATAACCTTCCTAGACCATTCATGTGCAACAACTGGCAATTAACTCCTTATTGGGCAAGGTGACTAATAATAAACCTGGTGAGCCAAAGCAAAAGGCATTGGGGCCAGGCCATGGTATGCAAAAACATATTAGACATTGAAAGTGAGAGATTTGTAGGGCTATGATAGAGGAGGTTATGCTTTTCCTCCTTTAGAGAGAGGGGAAATTTTTTGTGGTAGGCTTGTTTCTTTGCGGTTGTTTGGGGCATTTGGTTTGACAGGAATCACAAAATTTTTAAAGGgagagaaatttgtgaaggagTTTTGGGTGGTTGTTAGGTTTAATATCTGAGTTTAGCCTTAGTGGCTAAGGTCTTTTTGTAATTATGAGAGAGACCTTATTCTTTTAAACTGTAGCCCTTTTCCTTATTTCTTTGGGTTCcttttgttgttttttctttttttggtatGTCTTGTATATTCTTTCATACTTCTCAATGAAAGCTCAGTTTCTTATCAAAGAAAATAATCTTGGTAGGCAGTTCTTACTCTATCTGTGTATAAATGTTTTCTGTTTGTTATCCCAAAGAAAACGGTTTCTCTAAGAGTCCTTATACTTTAGCTAGTTTATTGTAAATTGTATGATTGAAACTATGTCTGTGGCTTGCTCAACATAGGCCTCTTTTCTTTTGTCGTTTTTAGTTTAGATTTTTATTGCAATTGCAAGTTGTTGAATCTTTGGGACCACCATATCACTTCTATAGTCTTTTCAAGTTTCCCAGTCCGTTAAGTTGATGGACTTTATTTTTCGTTATTTATATAACTGATAGGATGGTTCAACTCACTGCCCATTTTGGAAATCAGTTCTTTAATTCTTATAAAAATCTATTAaagttcttttttgtttttaaaaaagagaattccttttcttttgttcAGAACTTTTCAAGATGGTCTGTGAGGAGAATGAAACTGATGTAACCATAGGCATACCTGCTGTCATGCTCCCTCAAGATGCTGGTGATAGCTTAGAGAAAGATTTGAAGAACAATATCTCAGGTATGTATTTAATTTCGACCTATTTTGTATTGTAGTTAGCaattcctttgaattttccTTCCCCTTCTAttccattttaattaattttagtgtGAACTTACCGTTATTTCAGTATCTGTGCAACTTTATTCCCCGCTTCGGCCAGTAGTAGATGTTGCAGAAGTATTTTTATGGCTTATGGCTGTTGGTACTGTCTTATTGGCCTCTTATTGGTCTGCATGGACTGCAAGAGAAGTGGCTATCGAGCAAGATAAGCTGTTGAAGGTCCTATAGCTCTTCTCCATATCTATCTATTATTTCACGAGTTTCCCCTTGGGATACTCAGTACTTTCTGAATAGTTGATGGACTTTACTCCATTCGCAGGATGGTTCAGATGAGTTGCTGCAGATGGAAGCAACTGGTTCCAGTGGATACATAGATATTAACACTACAGCTGCAGTTCTCTTTGTCGTGATTGCTTCATGTTTCTTGGTTATGCTCTACAAACTAATGTCATCCTGGTTTCTTGACGTCCTGGTGGTTCTGTTTTGCATTGGTGGTGCAGAGGTTTGCCCATTCTTCTCTTTATTCTGGGTTGTTTAGATAGACAACTTGCTTTGTATCTATAAAAAATTGTCTGTGAAATTTTGTGGATGTTGTGATGTACAAGattgaatcaatttattttattcaataggAATTGTTTTAAGATCTCAGAATCTTCAGATATTTGATCATTAATTAACAGGTATAAAAGAATTCTtcatagaaaaagaaatgattttaacaaTTAGATATTTCAAAGAGctcttttaataatttaattgtttgAAAGTTTATTTGGTTGTATTTGTTGAACGTATCTTTTCTTTGTCTCTTCTTCTAAGAGTTTGTATCTTTTGACCTTTAATTCCTTTTCGTTACATCAATGAgaagttgttttttgtttcaaaaaaaaaaaaatatatatttaaataaatttaatatttctaccAGTGTGATGAAATTGTACCTCACGATATCTCTGTGCGCTAACAGGGACTACAAACTTGCTTGGTGGCTTTGTTATCATGGTACGTAACTTCCCTCACTTGTCCAtggttcaatttttataaatgcTTTGCTTAAGGAGGAAGAAGCAAGGAGTATAGGTTCTCTCTCTCCCATTGGCATGCTGTATGTTTTCTGAGCGTTTCTCCTTTAAAATTTTTCCGTGGGTCTAGTCAGCTTACAGATGTAGTGCAGTAGATATTGATCACAATCTAGCTCTGCTATTTATGATTACTTGTTAGGCCCTTTGGTTTAAGATTTAAATGGATGTCCATGGTTATTAGATGTTAGAGAATAAAATAATCTTATTTAGTTCGATGGGAATCCTTGACACTCAAACGTTGTAGTTGTAGGGTCAGACGGGTTGTCCCGTGAGATTACTCACgggtatgaaaaaaaaaaaaggttctaCGGGAATGTTATCAGATATTTGTGtaaacatatcatatttatatttgtatttcatcaaaaaatgatatttatatttgtaTAATTAGATTACTCTATAAAATGTATGTAATTATTATACTGATAGAACCCAAATATATTGAAAGATAAACTATAATGGAATTACAAGATATACCAAAATTTCAAGGTACTTAAACCCTCCAAATCTTGAGATCACTCTCAAATCCTATACTATTTACCAAAATATTGTCTATCCTTCCCCATCGCCGCTCCCTCTTTTTATAAGCAACAAGTCTAACAAACTCCCTAACTAATTACTAATATATCCTTATAATATCTCAATTAACATACCTACCAGACTcattaaataatgaaataatgttcaaataaataaataccatTCAAatgattatataatttaattatgtactaaaatatagtttaattaattttaagtaacAGTCCAGATGAAATAGTCAATAAATATGTTACATGAACATTTTGTAAAGTTTGTTTCATAAGAGATAAGAGTGTATCTACCACAAAGCAATGCTTTTGTAGACAGTTATGTATGAACCATAATACAATGCTCAAATAGAAATTATGCTCCACAAATAATGTGCAATTTTGTTTTATGATATTAATCTtataaaacttaaataattatgatatcttattaactaaacgatcaaatTAACTCCATAAAAGAATATAattttttacaataataattaatagttaattgATCATAAATAAcccataaataattatttacaaACATGAAACCTTACAATCAATtagtaatatttataattaattgtttaaatatattattacttaatgaattaatattttatacttGATTTCATAATTGATGTTTACGCCTGTCTTGTTTTATCAATTTATTCccaaaaatattatttgatacattatttattgaattaattaaaattagtttcaaGTTTCAACAAGTagatataaattaattgattacaaataactttaataaaatagttaattataataattgaattatgaaaatttatactaaatacTAAATATGAAGTAAGAGAATGGGAGCATTAAAAAAACTCACACCTTTTAAAGGGTGTATAAATACCCTCAATCATGGGAACGAGGGATGCATGAGAATAACTTATTCCCATATCCAAACTTGCAACTCTTGCTCCAGAAAAGGGAATCCCTAGCCCTTACCCATTCCCACCCTTGTTCCCCTCTATCCAAACGTCTTGTCCTTGAATGCATCATTTAAAAGTTTCCTCCTTTTTCTCTGCTATTTTTTTCTCCAATACtgttgataaatttagtattcAGGGATCTGTAGTCAGCTTCCTCATTCCTCATATCCTTGCTTATGTTTTCTTACAATTTGGCTCAATATTTTGAGTTATATACATACAATTAGCTGGAGAAGTTGTATCTTCACATCTGCGTCAATACTGTCTAGGTAGAAAATTTAATCGCTTCTATAGTATGACCTTGCACCTAACCACTCTCTTAACTGATTACCAATTAATGAAGTGAGGATTGCTGTATTTCTATGGGTATTTGGGAGAAGAAAGGATGGCACtttgaattattttgaattttccataatatatatatttttaaattttttagcgGGATGAAACTGATGATATAAGAACTATAGTTTCAGATGGTTTGAACATGCTGCTGAGTCATATATCAAAGTACCCTTCTTTGGAGCCCTGTCCCATCTGACGTTGGcagtttctcctttctgcataGCGTTTGCTGTTCTTTGGGCTTGTTACCGCAAAAGACCTTTTGCTTGGATAGGCCAAGATATCCTTGTAAGAAATAACTATTTCCAGTCTTCCAATTTGCTTGTTTCGTTGCTTTTCCCTTTGCATCTAAAGTTCTCTTTTAATTCAATC
Proteins encoded:
- the LOC120068436 gene encoding signal peptide peptidase-like 4, encoding MTSWGDVITTVLLSLMLSLSLVSAGDIVHQDSVAPTRPGCENNFVLVKVPTWVNGVEATEYVGVGARFGPTLESKEKHATHTRVALADPPDCCSMPKNKLAGEVILVRRGNCSFTDKANIAEGANASAILIINNSKELFKMVCEENETDVTIGIPAVMLPQDAGDSLEKDLKNNISVSVQLYSPLRPVVDVAEVFLWLMAVGTVLLASYWSAWTAREVAIEQDKLLKDGSDELLQMEATGSSGYIDINTTAAVLFVVIASCFLVMLYKLMSSWFLDVLVVLFCIGGAEGLQTCLVALLSCFRWFEHAAESYIKVPFFGALSHLTLAVSPFCIAFAVLWACYRKRPFAWIGQDILGIALIVTVLQIVRVPNLKVGTVLLSCAFLYDIFWVFVSKWWFHESVMIVVARGDKSGEDGIPMLLKIPRMFDPWGGYSIIGFGDIILPGLLVAFSLRYDWLAKKKLRAGYFVWAMTAYGTGLLITYVALNLMDGHGQPALLYIVPFTLGTFLTLGKQRRDLKILWTRGEPERPCPHIQLQPSSQH